The sequence below is a genomic window from Oreochromis aureus strain Israel breed Guangdong linkage group 12, ZZ_aureus, whole genome shotgun sequence.
GATTCTCTTCAGCCATGGaaagctttctctttcttttctcctgcAAATGCACTCACTACTATGATTTTCCATTGATTTTAATTAAGACTTGCTCAGCAGGAGAAAATTCCAGCCAGATTACTGTGTAAGAACCGGATGATCAGCACATTTTTCCAGCCGAACAGATAAAGCCTGCTGCAGTGAAAAAGGAGTTACACAACCGCTTCTTAATGTTCGCAAATACAAAGCAAACAGCAGCGCATCAGAGAAAACTGAGTGGCTCCAAAATACGTAGATTAATGTGCACCATGTTGCTGCAGTCTGTATTTTTTGCTGTCATCTTGGGAGAGCTCAAGCTGTACTTAAATCTCCACCACTCCCATCAATATCGCATTATTTAACGAGCATTATTTAAAAAGCGTCTTCAACTTGGTTAAACTGCATTTTTGAGAATGAACTGATGATTCagtgtatgattttttttttttatttaaatgcaaattGTCAAACTATCTCcctattttggggatttttatACCACATCACCAAAGAAACAACTGAATAAGAGGTATGCACTAgaagggaggggaaaaaaagaagacaggGTTGCACCTGCTTCCTGCTTTCATTTGTTTGAGCTTTGTGGATGTCGGAGTCAATTTGTCCTAAGGTTGTAGACATCTCTCTAGGCTATAAGGCAAATTGCTGCTATAAAACTCTAGAGAAGGATAGAAATGAAATAACACAGAACAGGTTTATGGAATAATAAAGATAGTCCACTGGTGATCGTTAGCATCAATATCCCCtgaaatcattttcattttaaaccttCAAACAATAATTCTGCATCAAATGCATTTATTCAGCCATGCATTTTCGCACATTTTCTGATTTGGCCGTGTCTCTGCTGTGCAGTTGAAGTAAAAGTGGAACTCTCTCTCCTGGATAAAGAAAAAGAGGTGGACGGGTTGTCGCCTAATGGCAAAGCGAGTCCCTTTGCTGAATGCAGACCTAACGGGGCCCTGGCTCACGGCTCTGATGATGACTCCACCCTGCTCCCTCTCTACCACAAACCCCGGGACTATGTGGAGGCCTCTGTGTGCCACGTTAAAGATCTGGAAAATGGACAGTAAGAACGTGATCGTGCAGCTTTTTTTATTCTCTCACCTGTTGAGGCACATTTTAAAGATGATAAAATACTGAAGGAAAGTAAAGTGTGGGAAGTATCGAATTAAGTAAGGCTGTCTTAAATTGGGAGAGCaggattgtgtttccttttcCATTAAGATAAGGAAAAATTTCATTTTCCGAGCTTTAATGGTAGTTAAGAACTAGATTGTGAGGACGTTTGGAGGTCACCCAGAATTAATTAATTCTttgattttaatgttttaaggTGACCTGCATAGATGTAGCACAGATATATTGCCTCCTGTTTAAAGTGCAGAAATTGTTTGTTAGAAGCATCCATGGCCAAACACATTCAGTTCTAGCCATACACACTAGGATAGTGATATAGTTGTTATAGTTTTGTACATCACAACAGTGAGTTTTAAATCAGTTAATCAAAATGTGGCTGAAGTGCAGTTTTTTTGCTTTAACTCAAACTTTAACAGAAGTACTGTATTAAGTGTTTAGGAATTAAAGACATTTATTATACATAGTCTCTCATTTTCAGAAGCTCAAAAATAGGTTGGACACTTGAGTGACAAGCAGTTTAATAACCAGGTTCTCAGGTAATTTAATGACAAACTGAGCAGATGAAAGATTTGGACTTGATTCCAAGAACTTGTATTTGGTAACTGTTCACCAGGACTGACTATATGAAGTCCAAAGAGATGTCACTCTGTCTCTAAAAGATGATCTTTTTATACTCAATCATGTTGCTGACCTGTTATCAGTTAACCTAGTTACCtacaaaatgttcctccagctgtatctatgaagcaccccttacttttccagccttttgtttcCCCCCATCATAACTTTTATAttctactgtgaataaaatctcataaaatatCAATTTATGCGAATTGCAAATCATTGTGCTTTATTTCtatgtttacattttatacagTGTCCCAATGTTTTTGGAATCGGGGTTGTAAAATCCTTTCAaagtaaagtttaaagtttacaCATCAATCACATCTTAGCTGTTTGAGTTGAAATCCACTGCAGTgttgtacagaggcaaaattacAGAAACCGTGTCATTGTCCAGTTACTCTGGATCTgactatcattttattttgtgtgcttGACAGAATGCGAGAGGTTGATTTGGGAAGCGGCAGGGCTCTGTTGATTAAAGAACATGGGGAGTTCACAGCCATGGGCCACAAGTGTCCACACTATGGAGCACCTCTGGTTAAAGGTgagtcatttatttttagttatgaAGTGACGTGGTGAGCGGGGATGGGTATATTTGTACCCCCCGAGTTCGATGTCTGCACACAGTGTTCCACAGTGGATGAGAAGGCTGTTTCCCTGCACCCTCAGGTGGGGGAATGGCTCCTGACCATCGTTTGTGCTGAATGACAATTCAGTGTACTGATTTGTCTTGCAGTTACTTGGCGTGGTGCTTGAAAGTGTGTTCTGCTGGTGGACTTCAATACTCGCATTGGCAATGACAGTGTGACCAGAAAGGGTATGACTGGGAGGGGCAGCTTGACAGATCTGAACCTGAGTGGTGCTCTGTTACTAAACTTATGTGCTAACCACATTTTGTCCATAACAAACACAATGTTTGAGCATGAAGGTGTCAATAAGTATAATGAACCCCAGGACACTCTATGTCACAGGTCGATGATAGATTTTGTGATTGTTTGCTCAACGAGtctatgtgtttttctttggggCATCCTGTGGGCAATGCTTTGAGAGTAGGGAGTAACTAAGGGCCATTCAGTCCCTGTATAACCACAGCAAGAGCTCGGTTCGCATTGTCAGTAGTAAGTTAAACCTGTTACCAGTAAAAGTTCGACTCAAAGACCAGGACTGTTCTTTGTCAGTGATCCTGTTCATTACTTTTATGGATTTTCTAGGTGTAGACTAGTGATGGAGGGTTTCTTATTTAGTGGCCTCAGGATGAAATCTCTGCTCCTTCCAGATATTGTGATTCCTCTGTCCTCATCAGGCAGTGACAGTTGAGTGTGAAGTGGATGAGAAATATTACCTTCAGGTATGAGACCATGGTCCTTAACTGGAAAAGGGTAGAGTGCACACTCCAGGTCAGAGATGAGTTGCTGCCCAAGGGGAGAAGTTTtagtatcttggggtcttggTGCAGAAgactgacagatggattggCATGGCATCTGAAATGATACAGATGCTGTACTGGTGTGTTGTGGTAAAGACGGAGCTTAGTATGAAAGCAAAGTTGCCAATTTACTGGTTAATATTCTCAGCAATGGCCACGATCTCTGGGAAATGAACAAAAGAATGAGATTATGGATAGAAGCAGCAGAAAcgagcttcctccaaagggcGTGTGgactctcccttagagatacaATGCAGAGCTCAGTCATTAAGGaggtgctcagagtagagctgctactcctccacatcaaaaggagccagctgaaTTGGTTTGGGCATCTGTTTAGGATGCCTCCTGATTGCCTTCTAGGTGAGATGTTTAAGGCATATACTACCAGGAGAGATTATGTCTCTTTTCTCACTTGGGAATGCCTCGATGTCCCCCCTGGATGAGCTGGAGAAGATGGCTGGGGAGAGagatgtctgtgtgtctctgcttagactgctaaACAAAATGTATGGATGGGCCATATGCTGTTATTTCAGGTGTGCTGTCCAAAGGACATGTACGCTGTCCCTGGCACGGTGCATGTTTTAACATTGCAACAGGAGACATTGAGGACTTCCCTGGACTGGACAGCCTGCCCATCTTTCAGGTGACCCTCCACACTGGTGCTAGCTCTTAACACATTTACTACCTAATCATCTTTTTAATGATCATCAAAAACTGTACACATCACTTAATTCTGTTTGCAGGTCAGAGTTGAAAAGGACAAGGTGATCATTCGGGCAAACAAGCAGGTAACACGAAGAAGATGAAGAGTTCATGCAGGAGAGTCAGCTGACCACTTGATTGACCTAGGATCTTTCTTTAATGATTTCCAGGCTCTTCAGTCACAGAAAAGGTCAAAGCCCATGGCCCGATGTTCAGCAGTCATTAACTCCAACACAGGATTCAGCCATGTTCTCATTATTGGCTCgggttagtgtgtgtgtgtgtgtgtgtatgctctttattgttttatgtcTCACAGCTGACCCTAAATAACTCAATCTTCCTCTGAGTTTCGTCCTTGCAATGTTATGTGCATCTGTTTTGGTTAACTTACTGGCAGGTCCAGCCGGTTTGGTGTGTGCAGAAACACTGAGGCAAGAGGGCTTCACGGATCGCATTGTCATGTGCACTATGGACAAACATCCTCCATATGACAGGCCTAAACTGAGTAAGGTTTGTACACAGATCCTGAACACATACAATGAGATAGACCTCACTTAGTCACCAAAGTTACATAACAGACCGCTGTGGTCAGCGCTGCTAAAACAGTTCTTTGAAAAGCTACGCACTTCAAAACAACCAACAAAGTAAAGGGAAATGGCCTgtacataaaaaatatataaataataaataattccaAATATGACTAAGGTTTTGGGTCATATTTGGTATAAAAGCACGCTTTAAAGGCAGCCAAGTAACTAAAGAGACTGTTACTACTGTGACTAGAATGACTGTAGgatctgttgtgtttttacaacAGGTTGAATATGATTAATTGTGACTTTGCAGTTTTGAGCAATAGCATGGGAAGAAAAGGGTTAAATGACATTTCTAGACTTTGTTCCAACTGTTTCCTTTGCTCAGTGCTAACTTGCTACCCCTCAGTCCTTAGAGAGCACGGCAGAGCAGCTGAGACTGCGCTCCATGGACTTCTTGCAAGATCATGACATTGAACTTCTCACAGAGAAAGAGGtgattaatatttaaaagtttaattaatcattaattaatgattaatgtttaatgatatttatatatatctttttaattaagactgtttttaaaaaaagaaactgaagaaaaactTCAATTTacactttcattgtttttgttttgtgtgtttttaggtgGTGGCAATAGATGTGAAAACACAGTCTGTGATATTTGAAGATGGCCTGAGGATGGAGTACAGGAAACTCTTTATTGCTACAGGAAGCAGGTAAGCAAAAAATATTCTTTTCTCATGATGCAGAAGAGCTGAGAATGTAAATGAGTAAACTGACACCCGATTGTGCTCCTGTTCCTGCTTGAAAGACCAAAACCAATGAACTACAAGGGCAAAGATGTCAGGAATGTGTTTCACCTCAGGACGCCCGAGGATGCTAACAGCATAGCGAGGCTAGCCAACAACAAGAATGCAGTGATTGTGGGAACGTCATTTGTGGGTGAGACAAGGACACATTTATAAACATATTGTTTtcataacatttaaatttgctgAAATAGAAAAGTATCATATATTCAAAATTCTATCTTTTGTTTAATAGATAAAACTAATACATTGATACACTgtacagtttttaaacattatattatattctttcatttattgttttatttatatattaattaatttcgacattatatatttctttatatattaACTACCATTCAttgctcatgttttttttcacagtacAGCTTTCCAAAGGTGTTAACTCTTAATGTATTACTGTTTTGTGTCATCCTGCATTAACTAGTGTGTATGTTAAGTGCTGTTTATTCATTTTGCTGGCAGGTATGGAGGTGGCTGCAGCTCTGACTGACAAAGCCCACTCAGTCTCTGTCATCGGGATCGAGTCGGTCCCTTTTAAAAAAGCTCTCGGGGAGAAAGTAGGGAAAGCCATAATGAAGGTAGAGACGCCCTCCTGGGAAATCAAGCTTTTCAGAACATGAAGCACTTTCACAATTCTATCATCAGCATTCTCCCTGAGAGGAAACTATTAGTTAAAATGCAAATCATGTTTCGCAGGTCAATACAGCGCAACAAATGGGAGTGTAAATCTTCTCATTAGCGGCGATTGATCATGCAGACACATGAAAATTCAGCGGTGAACTTTTCCTGTCTCTGTTTTCGAGTATTCACTAGAACCGTTTTgtctttgcagctgtttgaggcAAACAGGGTGAAATTCTACATGCTGAACGAGGTGTCAGAGATGGTTGGCCATCATGGACAGGTATTCAGAAAGTGAGAGAAACAGCACAATGCTCGGACGCACTATTGTCTCTTGTTTGATAACGTGGCAAAACTCAGATAAGGAGGTGGGCATTGTGTCCACTGAACTTGGGATATTGAAGATTGCATCCATCTCTTGGGGGAAATGATCTAAATAACTGAGAGACGCTGTGACTTTACATGTATAATCCCATTTCTCAGTAAAAAAACTAACTGAATAAAAAGATCAGTTTTtatattaacatttattttgcGTGAGAGTTGTTAATGTATCAATAGATACACTAGCACATAAGTGCAAGTTGTTTCTTTTCCCTGTTACAGTTGAAAGAGGTTGTACTGAAGAGTGGAAAAGTCCTGCGGGCAGATGTGTGTGTCATTGGAGCAGGTGATATGAAACATAATACAGAATATGTCCTTATTGTCTGTCATTAATTATCTAAAAATTACTTTGGTGAcattaaaagtgtgtttttgcGCTCTTGCTCTGCTCTCCTGCAGGAAGCGTTCCTGCAACAGGGTTCCTGAAACAGAGCGGCATCCACTTAGACTCCAAGGGCTTCATTACTGTGAACAAGGTGCTGTGCAGAGCCTGGAGCCTCACTTAAACTGTTTGACTCCCATTTTGTTAAATTCTTACATCTTTCTTCCAGAATATGCAGACGAATGTTGATGGGGTCTTTGCTGGAGGAGATGTGGTGATGTTTCCTTTCCCACCACGCAACAACAAGAAGGTGAACATCCCTCACTGGCAAATGGCTCATGTACACGGTGAGTTTGTTGTAGCATGTTCTTGACTGCATTCATACTCCAAAACTAAGGCTTTTATAACTCAACTATGTGAATGTTTTTGGTTTCCATTGGCACTGACAGGAAAGGTAGCAGCTCTTAGCATGATGGGCAGAGCCACTGAGATCAAAACCGTGCCTTACTTCTGGTCAGCCATGTTTGGGAAGACCATACGCTATGCAGGTAGGCGGGCCTTCCATCCATCTGTAGTGTTTGCTTTAGCCTGAAAGTTTGTGTTAAGAGGAAGACTGACTGTGAAAGGATCAGAGATTAAGAGGAAATGAGTCTGCCCTGAAATGTTGGTACTACACTGCCATCTAGCTGAACAAAAATGAAGCCCCGTGACCAAGAATTAGGCCTGAGTCggattatttttttctatttgtggAGGTTATGGTGACGGATTTGATGATGTCATTATACAAGGAGATCTGGATGAACTACGCTTTGTAGCATTTTATACAAGGTAAGATTTCTAGAATTTTTCTGACATCttagtttgtctgtgtgttgttttaacTATTGTGAACTAATATTTatcttttattgtgaaggtacCTTCTCATTGTTTCCTCCTCTGGTCCATCTATAGGAGTGAGGAGGTGGTTTCTGTCACCAGCATGAACTATGATCCCATTGTATCCCGAGTGGCAGAGGTCCTAGGATCCGGAAAGACGATTAAGAAGCGAGATGTAGAGTAAGTGTCCTTCTGCACCAGAATCTGGTCGTGGTTACAATAATAATTTTGGTGTCTAAGGTTTATGTTAAAGAACTACCTGACAAATGTTATCAATCTGACAGAAACCACAGTGAGACATGGAGTTTATAATCACATGAAAAGTTTTGTGTGAGCCAAATAAATTGTCTTATTTTAACAAACTACAGAGCAATaatatatttagatattttacgtgatttattaatattttaaaactgtattttaagGATTACAAATTTTCCCCACTAACTATATACACTCTTTTGACAATTAGTTAAACCCCTGCTGGTACCACATCCCACTGGTACCCAGTTGGTAGTAAGGAgctcaaagtgtgccaagaaaatattccccacaccattacagcaCCCCTACCAGCCTGGAccgttgatacaaggcaggatgcaTCCATGCGTTCATGTtctttatgccaaattctggcCCTGCTGTTTTAACGTTGCAGCAGAAaatgagactcatcagaccaggcaaagTTCTTTCATTCTTCTATTGCTCAATTTTGGTGAATACTGTGTCTCAGGTGAGCATGAATTGTAGTCTcaatttcctgttcttagctcacAGGAGTGAGCATGTGCTGTAGGCCATCTGCTCCAAGGTTTAATGTGttctgcattcagagatgctctgctGAATACCTTGGTTGAAATAAGGGGTTATTTGAGTCACTGTTCCCTCTCTGTCAGCTCGAAGCAGTCTGGTcattttcctctgacctctggatgttttttgtgtaaactctagagatggttgtttgggaaaatcccagcagatcagcagtttgaaCTTAAACAGGTTATCTTGTCTCCATGCCTAAATATGTTATGTTGTTGagatgtgattggctgtttaGGCATTTGtataacaagcagttgaacaggtgcacCTAACAAAATATTCATTGACTGTATAGCAAATACACTGAGTACATTTGCATTTTAAGAAAGAACCAGCATAGTTATGAAGTATTTAAATAGTTTCAGCAGTTGTAATTTCCAAGTAAACTCCAAGTTTAATGTTTCGCTTTAACCACCAATAATATTATTGatatataatattatactaCTATTATGTATTTAACTGTATATAAActctaaaaataattaattgctTGTGATGCTCTCTAGTTGTGTTACAAGTAAACATTAACAgtaatataatattaaaatatttgtcGTTATAACTTCTATCAGGCATCT
It includes:
- the LOC116332520 gene encoding apoptosis-inducing factor 3, with product MGGCFSKPKPVEVKVELSLLDKEKEVDGLSPNGKASPFAECRPNGALAHGSDDDSTLLPLYHKPRDYVEASVCHVKDLENGQMREVDLGSGRALLIKEHGEFTAMGHKCPHYGAPLVKGVLSKGHVRCPWHGACFNIATGDIEDFPGLDSLPIFQVRVEKDKVIIRANKQALQSQKRSKPMARCSAVINSNTGFSHVLIIGSGPAGLVCAETLRQEGFTDRIVMCTMDKHPPYDRPKLSKSLESTAEQLRLRSMDFLQDHDIELLTEKEVVAIDVKTQSVIFEDGLRMEYRKLFIATGSRPKPMNYKGKDVRNVFHLRTPEDANSIARLANNKNAVIVGTSFVGMEVAAALTDKAHSVSVIGIESVPFKKALGEKVGKAIMKLFEANRVKFYMLNEVSEMVGHHGQLKEVVLKSGKVLRADVCVIGAGSVPATGFLKQSGIHLDSKGFITVNKNMQTNVDGVFAGGDVVMFPFPPRNNKKVNIPHWQMAHVHGKVAALSMMGRATEIKTVPYFWSAMFGKTIRYAGYGDGFDDVIIQGDLDELRFVAFYTRSEEVVSVTSMNYDPIVSRVAEVLGSGKTIKKRDVETGDISWLIDKGSQ